The following are encoded in a window of Helicobacter ganmani genomic DNA:
- a CDS encoding SoxW family protein, with protein sequence MKILYFFCSILLAFSFNACQEKVGDEIVSSGTNNTKEQLEAMKNIDRNSYAEVSDVFKETSEITSDNLPFFLVFSANGCVYCDRLKNLIKENPEIKSFLKSNYAPYYINISYTKTHKIRFSNQELSTADLAQKYNIKPTPTLVFLSQSGKELFIYPGFMPKNRFFATLEFLTNPTLETKEPQNIAQELQTYWKQKGV encoded by the coding sequence ATGAAAATTTTATACTTTTTTTGCTCCATTCTCTTAGCCTTTAGCTTCAATGCTTGTCAAGAAAAGGTTGGAGATGAGATTGTCTCTAGTGGCACAAACAACACAAAAGAACAATTAGAGGCAATGAAAAATATAGATAGAAACTCCTATGCGGAAGTTTCTGATGTATTTAAGGAAACAAGCGAGATTACAAGTGATAATCTACCCTTTTTTCTTGTGTTTTCGGCAAATGGTTGCGTGTATTGCGATAGGCTAAAAAATCTCATCAAAGAGAATCCTGAAATCAAAAGCTTTCTTAAATCCAACTACGCACCTTATTATATCAACATCAGCTACACCAAAACGCATAAAATCAGGTTTTCAAATCAAGAGTTAAGCACTGCGGATTTGGCACAAAAATACAATATTAAACCCACGCCCACACTTGTTTTTTTGAGCCAAAGTGGCAAAGAATTATTTATCTATCCCGGTTTTATGCCAAAAAATCGCTTTTTTGCGACTTTGGAATTTCTTACTAATCCAACACTAGAGACAAAAGAGCCTCAAAACATTGCACAAGAGCTACAAACCTATTGGAAGCAAAAGGGAGTGTAA
- the corA gene encoding magnesium/cobalt transporter CorA translates to MLNLFIKRNGMVVRESVQAVEAIQVDADILWIDLLHPTAQEIAYISKTYLLDIPTKEEREEIEESSRYWENSETVTINTYFLTRPNTENVLHNETITFLLTRGILFTVRYSEFRVFDEIQQRVLASPKKFEDGFDLISKIFELRVERDADMLESIAKQTRLLRRSVVFDKKLGDEILENLSILQEMHLSLRDSLFDKRLAIAALLRTHKADSEVKKDLGTVLKDINSLVEFTNVNMNILDNIQTLFSSQINIEQNKIIKTFTMVTVAMMPPTLIATIYGMNFTHMPELQWTYAYPVALGIMVISTILPMLYFKKKKWL, encoded by the coding sequence ATGTTGAATCTTTTTATTAAACGCAATGGTATGGTGGTAAGAGAAAGTGTGCAAGCCGTAGAGGCTATCCAAGTAGATGCAGATATACTTTGGATTGATTTGCTACACCCAACAGCGCAAGAAATTGCCTATATATCTAAAACTTATCTTTTAGATATTCCAACAAAAGAGGAACGCGAAGAAATTGAGGAATCTTCGCGTTATTGGGAAAATAGCGAAACCGTAACGATTAATACCTACTTCCTTACGCGCCCAAATACAGAAAATGTGTTACATAATGAAACAATTACTTTTTTGCTTACGCGTGGGATTTTATTCACAGTTAGATATAGCGAATTTAGGGTTTTTGATGAAATTCAGCAGAGGGTGCTTGCAAGTCCAAAAAAATTTGAAGATGGATTTGATTTGATTTCCAAAATTTTTGAATTGCGCGTAGAAAGAGATGCGGATATGCTAGAAAGCATTGCGAAGCAAACGCGCCTTTTGCGTCGCTCTGTGGTATTTGACAAAAAATTAGGAGATGAAATCTTGGAAAATTTATCTATTTTGCAAGAAATGCATTTAAGTTTGCGTGATAGTTTGTTTGATAAAAGACTTGCAATCGCTGCACTTTTGCGCACGCATAAGGCAGATTCAGAGGTGAAAAAGGACTTAGGCACGGTGCTAAAAGACATCAACTCTTTGGTAGAATTTACGAATGTTAATATGAATATTTTAGATAACATTCAAACGCTTTTTTCAAGTCAAATCAATATTGAGCAAAATAAAATCATCAAAACCTTTACAATGGTAACGGTTGCGATGATGCCACCTACATTGATAGCTACAATTTATGGAATGAACTTCACACATATGCCGGAGTTGCAATGGACTTATGCTTATCCTGTCGCCTTAGGAATAATGGTGATTTCAACGATTTTGCCAATGCTTTATTTTAAAAAGAAAAAATGGCTCTAA
- a CDS encoding phosphoglycerate kinase: MSNNIQEMQNVKSLREVNIKDKRVLIRVDFNVPMDSELNISDDTRIREAIPTINYCIDNGAKSIILVSHLGRPQGRSNEFSLKHILKRLERLLAKDVVFVDNLENAQVTLNTLVDGSIVLLENIRFHEGEEKNNPELSQKLASLCDIYVNDAFGTAHRKHSSTYGIANFAKEKVAGLLLKKEIDSFAIALSNPLRPLLLIVGGSKVSSKLTLLKSILDVVDKIIIGGAMSNTFLQAVGYDMKNSLIEENLLEEARNILRNAKEKGVKIYLPVDVVSTDNLKEPKEIKISPAQDIQEGLMAVDIGPATVKLFNEVIRDCETIIWNGPLGVYENQKFSRGTFSISHTIADTYSYSVIGGGDTADAVDKAGNKDGMSFTSTGGGASLELLEGAVLPAFEVLDKRV, from the coding sequence ATGAGCAATAATATTCAAGAAATGCAGAATGTAAAGAGTCTTCGTGAGGTCAATATCAAAGATAAACGGGTTTTGATTCGTGTAGATTTTAATGTCCCAATGGATAGCGAATTAAATATCAGCGATGACACAAGAATCCGTGAGGCGATTCCTACCATTAATTATTGTATTGACAATGGTGCGAAGTCTATTATTTTGGTAAGCCATTTGGGGCGTCCGCAAGGTAGAAGCAATGAATTTTCTCTGAAGCATATTTTGAAACGATTAGAAAGGCTTTTGGCTAAAGATGTTGTTTTTGTGGATAATTTAGAAAATGCACAAGTTACTTTAAATACATTAGTAGATGGCAGTATTGTGTTACTAGAAAATATCCGATTCCACGAGGGAGAAGAAAAGAATAATCCAGAATTATCTCAAAAGCTTGCTAGCCTCTGTGATATTTATGTCAATGACGCGTTTGGCACAGCGCACCGCAAACATTCTTCTACTTATGGAATTGCAAATTTCGCCAAAGAAAAAGTGGCAGGATTGTTACTTAAAAAAGAAATTGATTCTTTCGCTATCGCCCTTTCTAACCCTTTGCGTCCTTTGTTGCTTATTGTTGGAGGTTCAAAGGTTTCTTCAAAGCTTACGCTTTTGAAATCTATTTTAGATGTGGTAGATAAGATTATTATCGGCGGCGCAATGAGCAATACCTTTTTACAAGCTGTGGGCTATGATATGAAAAATTCTCTTATTGAAGAAAATTTATTAGAAGAGGCGCGTAATATTCTAAGAAATGCAAAAGAAAAAGGTGTAAAAATCTATTTGCCCGTAGATGTTGTTTCAACGGACAATCTCAAAGAACCAAAAGAAATCAAAATCAGCCCTGCACAGGATATTCAAGAGGGTTTAATGGCGGTAGATATTGGACCTGCAACTGTGAAGCTATTTAACGAAGTGATTCGGGATTGCGAGACGATTATTTGGAATGGACCTCTTGGTGTTTATGAAAATCAGAAATTTTCTCGCGGAACTTTTAGTATTTCCCATACAATCGCAGATACTTATTCGTATAGTGTGATTGGAGGAGGTGATACTGCAGATGCAGTAGATAAGGCGGGAAATAAAGATGGTATGAGTTTTACTTCAACAGGAGGCGGCGCGAGTTTAGAATTGCTTGAGGGTGCTGTATTGCCAGCATTTGAAGTATTGGATAAGAGAGTATAA
- a CDS encoding amino acid ABC transporter permease: MELLFLPQNILRIAQGVLVTLQIALIAILFSCIFGFILGYLMTLRCMILRSICRLYLESIRIIPILAWLFIVYFGFSSFLNLSGIAACILVFSLWGIAEMGDLVRGAISSLPPHQSESARALGLSEFAVQFYIIFPQSFKRLLPSLVNLFTRMIKTTSLAALIGVSDMLKVGQQIIEVNLLAYPTASFWVYGGIFMVYFALCYPLSLWSRSLEKKLI; the protein is encoded by the coding sequence ATGGAATTACTCTTTTTACCGCAAAATATATTAAGAATCGCGCAAGGTGTGCTAGTAACACTTCAAATCGCGCTGATAGCGATTCTGTTTTCTTGCATTTTTGGCTTTATTTTAGGATATTTGATGACTTTGCGTTGTATGATTTTACGCAGTATTTGCCGATTGTATTTAGAATCTATCCGCATCATTCCGATTTTGGCTTGGTTGTTTATTGTTTATTTTGGCTTTTCTAGCTTTTTAAATTTAAGCGGAATCGCCGCGTGTATCCTAGTCTTTAGCCTTTGGGGAATCGCAGAAATGGGCGACTTGGTGCGCGGAGCAATCTCAAGTTTGCCTCCACATCAAAGCGAGAGTGCAAGGGCATTGGGTTTAAGCGAATTTGCAGTGCAGTTTTATATTATCTTTCCGCAGAGTTTTAAGCGACTTCTGCCAAGCCTTGTAAATCTCTTTACTAGAATGATAAAAACAACCTCTCTAGCAGCACTCATTGGTGTGAGTGATATGCTAAAAGTCGGACAGCAAATCATTGAAGTGAATCTCCTTGCTTATCCAACAGCGAGTTTTTGGGTGTATGGCGGAATCTTTATGGTGTATTTCGCGCTATGCTATCCCCTCTCGTTGTGGAGCAGAAGTTTAGAGAAAAAATTAATATAA
- a CDS encoding DNA adenine methylase, which produces MNPIIKYRGGKSKEIPYFVKNMPNKYARYIEPFFGGGALYFYLQPRKAIINDINTKLYCFYKELQENSTLARAQLMELQGIYEKNQQKYEALKNANYNKRIENANEALYYHLRDAFNGKKSLHYLESVLYYFINKTAYSGMIRYNLSGEYNVPFGRYKHFNTKLITDEHYKLLQSAEIYNEDYAQIFKMANERDFVFLDPPYDCIFSDYGNKDYKNGFGEAEHRRLASDFKNISSQTMLVIGKTPLTMELYRKYIIEEYDKNYSVNIKNRFKSAAKHLIITNYRKD; this is translated from the coding sequence ATGAATCCTATTATCAAATATAGAGGCGGAAAATCTAAAGAGATTCCATATTTTGTTAAGAATATGCCTAACAAATACGCACGATATATTGAGCCATTTTTTGGTGGTGGCGCGTTGTATTTTTATTTGCAACCGCGCAAAGCAATTATCAATGATATTAACACAAAGTTATATTGTTTTTATAAGGAATTGCAGGAAAACAGCACACTTGCAAGGGCTCAATTAATGGAGCTACAAGGAATTTATGAGAAAAATCAGCAAAAATATGAGGCATTAAAAAACGCAAACTATAATAAAAGAATAGAAAATGCAAATGAAGCACTTTATTATCATTTACGAGATGCTTTTAACGGCAAAAAAAGTTTGCATTATTTGGAATCGGTTTTGTATTATTTTATTAATAAAACTGCGTATTCTGGTATGATTCGCTACAATTTAAGCGGGGAATATAATGTCCCATTTGGCAGATATAAGCATTTTAATACCAAATTAATCACTGATGAGCATTATAAATTACTGCAAAGTGCCGAAATTTACAATGAGGATTATGCGCAAATTTTCAAAATGGCAAACGAACGCGATTTTGTATTTCTCGACCCGCCTTATGACTGCATTTTTAGTGATTATGGCAATAAGGATTATAAAAATGGCTTTGGAGAGGCGGAGCATAGGCGGCTTGCAAGTGATTTTAAAAATATCTCCTCCCAAACAATGCTAGTAATTGGTAAAACACCGCTAACTATGGAACTTTATCGTAAGTATATCATAGAAGAATATGATAAAAATTATTCGGTTAATATCAAAAACAGATTTAAATCTGCCGCAAAGCACCTAATAATAACAAATTATAGAAAGGATTAA
- a CDS encoding amino acid ABC transporter permease, translating into MQNAIPTFAKALWLTLHLSFFGILFSILLGFLIALAQYYKLRFFTALMQGYIELSRNTPLLIQLFFLYYGLTQIGFHLSGYACALIGVVFLGGSYMAESFRAGLESVGKIQLESARSLGLNEWQLIAFVVLPQSLMVSLPSIAANAIFLLKETSVVSAIALADVLYVTKDLIGSYYKTNETLLLLVLCYLVVLLPLSILFSLLERHYKRYI; encoded by the coding sequence ATGCAAAATGCGATTCCAACCTTTGCTAAAGCTTTGTGGCTGACGCTGCATTTATCTTTTTTTGGAATCTTATTTTCTATTCTTTTGGGGTTTTTGATTGCTTTGGCGCAATATTATAAATTGCGTTTTTTCACTGCATTAATGCAAGGCTACATTGAGCTTTCGCGCAACACGCCACTACTCATTCAACTTTTTTTCTTATATTATGGATTGACGCAAATCGGATTCCACTTAAGCGGATATGCTTGCGCCCTCATCGGTGTAGTGTTTTTGGGCGGAAGTTATATGGCGGAGTCTTTTCGCGCAGGATTGGAATCTGTGGGCAAGATTCAATTAGAATCCGCACGAAGTTTAGGGCTTAATGAATGGCAACTCATCGCCTTTGTTGTGTTGCCGCAAAGTCTAATGGTGAGTTTGCCCTCTATTGCTGCAAATGCAATTTTCTTGCTCAAAGAAACTTCGGTTGTCAGCGCGATTGCTCTAGCAGATGTGTTGTATGTAACCAAAGACTTAATCGGCAGTTATTATAAGACAAATGAAACTCTGCTTTTACTCGTGCTTTGCTATTTGGTGGTGCTTTTACCTTTGTCCATTTTGTTTTCGCTTTTGGAACGACATTATAAGCGGTATATTTAG
- a CDS encoding sensor histidine kinase, which yields MIDQNLLESLSSSDKESFARGLKELITQTYEVEKEFVELKALFEEVLDVLPTAVWVLEQEGTIFYQNSLASEIPELLEKLDLSQNNRQEIELEAFGELKVYLVQANQKLNKLIISATDITSEKRRERLASMGQISAHLAHEIRNPVGSVALLASTLANRVELKNKTLVLEIKKSIWRVERIVKATLLFSKGVHCNKAKINPKSLEEELNESLNYYTYSKNIDFLFHFECDSFEADFDLLCIVLQNFLFNAIDAIEEGEEEKGIVEIDCIKDSQNTIFRIYDSGKPIENPEILFEPFKSTKLKGNGLGLALSLQIIEAHGGTISLIEGERKGFKILIP from the coding sequence GTGATAGACCAAAATCTGCTAGAATCTTTAAGTAGTAGCGATAAGGAATCCTTTGCGAGAGGTTTAAAGGAGCTGATTACTCAAACCTATGAAGTAGAAAAGGAATTTGTAGAGTTAAAAGCTCTTTTTGAGGAAGTGTTAGATGTTTTGCCAACAGCGGTTTGGGTGCTAGAGCAAGAGGGGACGATTTTTTATCAAAATAGCCTTGCTAGCGAGATTCCAGAGTTATTAGAAAAGCTTGATTTATCACAAAATAATCGGCAAGAAATTGAATTGGAAGCTTTTGGTGAGCTAAAAGTCTATTTGGTGCAAGCCAATCAAAAATTAAATAAATTGATTATTTCTGCCACAGATATTACAAGTGAGAAAAGGCGCGAAAGACTTGCTTCAATGGGTCAGATTTCTGCACATTTAGCACACGAAATCAGGAATCCTGTAGGTTCAGTTGCCTTGCTTGCCTCCACGCTTGCAAATCGTGTGGAGTTAAAAAATAAAACCCTTGTATTAGAGATTAAAAAATCTATTTGGCGTGTAGAGAGAATCGTAAAGGCAACTTTGTTGTTTTCTAAGGGTGTGCATTGCAATAAGGCAAAAATTAATCCCAAAAGTCTTGAAGAGGAGCTCAACGAATCACTAAATTATTATACTTATTCTAAAAATATTGATTTTTTATTCCATTTTGAATGCGATTCCTTTGAGGCGGATTTTGATTTGCTTTGTATCGTGCTACAAAATTTCTTATTTAACGCGATTGATGCGATAGAAGAGGGCGAAGAGGAAAAGGGAATTGTAGAGATTGATTGTATTAAGGATTCCCAAAATACGATTTTTAGAATTTATGATAGTGGTAAGCCTATTGAGAATCCAGAGATTCTTTTTGAACCTTTTAAAAGCACGAAATTAAAAGGAAATGGTTTGGGCTTGGCACTCTCTTTGCAGATTATTGAGGCGCATGGAGGCACAATTTCTCTTATAGAGGGAGAAAGAAAAGGGTTTAAAATCCTCATTCCGTAA
- a CDS encoding flagellar basal body P-ring protein FlgI, with protein MKQFCKIPIILLAFICFAIPSFGAKVGDLVNVVGVRDNQLIGYGLVVGLNGTGDKTTSTFTMQSISNMLESVNVKVDPNDISSKNAAAVMVTAKLPAFARQGDKIDIVVSSIGDAKSLEGGTLLLTPLSGLDGRIYAVAQGAVGIGGKSERGGSANHPLAGILPNGATVEREVTYDLYNKLNATLSLKESNFQNAVQIQTRINAAFPNPQNAGEIQTPVATAVDPRTIKLQRPQEMSMVEFLARVQEVEVDAIKEDKIIINERTGTVIAGMGVEVSPIIVTHNNITIKVSNEPNNDPEAVDMGNGATFSAQGAMVTSANNPTISSVARALQRMGATPKDVIAILETMKKAGAFNADLEII; from the coding sequence ATGAAACAATTTTGTAAGATTCCAATCATTTTATTAGCATTCATCTGCTTTGCGATTCCCTCCTTTGGCGCAAAGGTGGGCGATTTAGTCAATGTAGTGGGCGTGCGTGATAACCAATTAATTGGTTATGGTTTGGTTGTGGGGTTAAATGGAACAGGCGATAAGACGACTTCAACTTTTACAATGCAATCTATTTCAAATATGTTAGAAAGCGTGAATGTCAAAGTGGATCCCAATGACATTAGCTCCAAAAACGCAGCAGCAGTAATGGTAACTGCAAAACTCCCCGCCTTTGCAAGACAAGGGGACAAAATTGATATTGTTGTTTCTAGCATTGGAGATGCGAAATCATTAGAGGGCGGGACGCTTTTGCTTACCCCGCTTAGCGGTTTAGATGGTAGAATCTATGCAGTAGCACAAGGAGCGGTTGGAATCGGGGGTAAAAGTGAGCGAGGAGGGAGTGCGAATCACCCTTTAGCAGGTATTTTACCTAATGGCGCAACGGTGGAACGTGAAGTAACTTATGACCTTTATAATAAGCTTAATGCAACTTTGAGTTTAAAGGAATCTAATTTTCAAAATGCTGTGCAAATTCAAACGCGTATCAATGCGGCTTTCCCCAACCCTCAAAATGCAGGCGAGATTCAAACTCCTGTCGCTACTGCCGTAGATCCTCGCACAATCAAACTGCAACGCCCACAAGAAATGAGTATGGTAGAGTTTTTGGCTCGCGTGCAAGAAGTAGAGGTAGATGCGATTAAAGAAGACAAAATCATCATTAATGAACGCACAGGGACGGTGATTGCCGGAATGGGTGTAGAGGTTTCGCCAATTATTGTAACGCATAATAATATTACGATTAAAGTCAGCAATGAGCCAAATAACGACCCAGAAGCTGTAGATATGGGCAATGGAGCAACCTTTAGTGCGCAAGGTGCAATGGTAACAAGTGCGAATAATCCGACGATTTCAAGTGTAGCACGTGCTTTGCAACGAATGGGGGCAACTCCTAAAGATGTGATTGCGATATTGGAAACGATGAAAAAAGCGGGCGCATTTAATGCGGATTTAGAAATTATTTAA
- the hemJ gene encoding protoporphyrinogen oxidase HemJ — MTYLYVKIFHIVAFVSWMAMLFYLPRLYVYHAEHLDNTGFVEVVKIQEEKLFNFIGYPALLCTLISGIWLLVLEPTWLKGGWMHAKFLIIALLLAYHYSLYRFLVAFRENRCFKSGKFFRAYNEVPTLAIIFITILVILKPF; from the coding sequence ATGACATATCTTTATGTAAAGATTTTTCATATTGTGGCGTTTGTATCGTGGATGGCGATGCTATTTTATCTCCCTAGACTTTATGTCTATCACGCGGAGCATTTAGACAACACCGGCTTTGTAGAAGTCGTCAAGATTCAAGAGGAAAAACTCTTTAACTTTATTGGCTATCCCGCGCTACTTTGCACATTGATTTCTGGGATATGGTTGCTTGTCTTAGAACCCACTTGGCTAAAAGGTGGCTGGATGCACGCGAAGTTCCTTATTATAGCTCTTTTACTTGCTTACCATTATAGCTTGTATCGTTTTTTGGTGGCTTTTAGAGAGAATCGCTGTTTTAAAAGTGGTAAGTTTTTCCGTGCTTACAATGAAGTGCCAACCCTCGCTATTATTTTTATCACGATTTTAGTTATTCTCAAACCTTTTTAA
- a CDS encoding rod-binding protein — translation MNLDFSGIGGYSKELLDAAKSTPNIIKTDDDSRLREQTDSFEALIIKNMLDTALKMDESLFPKAPGHDIYESMYRDTLADSLSGSFGFSDLLYDYLKDLQGKQGVKGL, via the coding sequence ATGAATCTTGATTTTAGTGGAATCGGTGGATATTCTAAAGAGTTATTAGACGCAGCAAAATCTACGCCAAACATTATTAAAACAGATGACGATTCAAGATTGAGAGAGCAAACAGACTCTTTTGAAGCATTGATTATCAAAAATATGCTAGATACTGCGCTTAAAATGGACGAATCTCTTTTTCCTAAAGCTCCCGGACACGATATTTATGAATCTATGTATCGGGATACTTTAGCCGATAGTTTAAGTGGAAGCTTTGGGTTTAGTGATTTACTTTATGATTATCTTAAAGACTTGCAAGGCAAACAAGGCGTTAAGGGTTTATAA
- a CDS encoding AlwI family type II restriction endonuclease: protein MESQIRFMEELAKHDEFCGVGSINDKAFSARDRINRAPKSLGFVDLSPVILITKVGINFIEATNKEEVLLRQLLKFQLPSPYHKETEGFKGIFNVKPYLEIFRLIDSLEYLSFDELMIFGMQLTHYNRFNEIVTKIKDFRAQKTQTKLRYKDFKNEILHLEISKIYQLEIASGMIKTRETKEISKEKFITTKASNLRDYTDAAFRYLRATSMVEISQSNYSISIAQDKKAEVKFFLKTISKKPNFIKDEAKYKAYLFNENKPKLYYDDKERLLKRLTEIPQFTKEISNSSIKELKEILTTAINSRKEQALKRQIESLKTYKDYDNVMEMFKDIQQNRLYDAPLILEWNVWRTLTMLNGGEIKANLKFDDNGIPMSNASGNMPDIACDYGEFGVIVEVTMQSGHRQYEMESESVSRHLAHFKKSINKEAYCFFIAPKINESCIAHFYALHKINIQYYGGKSVIIPLELNVLIDMLEKSYKIRKLTPKEMREIFLYSEQQAQISTDEKQWYDSVKNKILNGTF from the coding sequence ATGGAATCACAAATAAGATTTATGGAGGAACTTGCAAAGCACGATGAGTTTTGTGGTGTTGGCTCTATCAACGATAAGGCTTTTAGCGCAAGAGACCGCATTAATCGCGCACCAAAGTCATTAGGATTTGTGGATTTATCACCTGTGATTCTTATCACAAAAGTAGGGATAAATTTCATTGAAGCTACGAATAAAGAGGAAGTGCTACTGCGGCAATTATTAAAATTTCAGCTTCCATCTCCATACCATAAGGAGACAGAAGGGTTTAAAGGAATCTTTAATGTAAAGCCATATTTGGAAATTTTCAGGTTGATTGATAGCTTGGAATATTTAAGCTTTGATGAATTGATGATATTTGGAATGCAACTTACTCATTATAATAGATTTAATGAAATTGTTACAAAAATTAAAGATTTTAGAGCGCAAAAAACGCAAACAAAGTTAAGATATAAGGATTTTAAAAACGAAATTTTACATTTAGAAATCTCCAAAATTTATCAATTAGAAATCGCAAGTGGAATGATTAAAACAAGAGAGACAAAAGAGATTTCAAAAGAAAAATTTATCACAACAAAAGCAAGTAATTTAAGGGATTATACAGACGCAGCCTTTAGATATTTAAGGGCTACAAGTATGGTGGAAATTTCACAAAGTAATTATTCTATATCTATCGCACAAGATAAAAAGGCGGAAGTGAAATTCTTTTTAAAAACTATAAGTAAAAAGCCAAATTTTATAAAAGATGAAGCTAAATATAAGGCGTATTTGTTTAATGAGAACAAGCCGAAATTATATTATGACGATAAAGAAAGGCTATTGAAAAGACTTACAGAGATTCCACAATTTACAAAAGAAATATCTAACTCTTCCATTAAAGAATTAAAAGAGATATTGACAACCGCAATAAATTCTCGCAAAGAACAAGCATTAAAAAGGCAAATTGAAAGCCTAAAGACATACAAAGATTACGATAATGTAATGGAAATGTTTAAAGATATTCAGCAAAATAGGTTGTATGATGCACCTTTGATTTTAGAATGGAATGTTTGGCGAACTTTAACAATGCTCAATGGTGGTGAAATCAAGGCGAATTTAAAGTTTGATGATAATGGGATTCCTATGTCAAATGCCAGTGGAAATATGCCTGATATTGCTTGTGATTATGGTGAGTTTGGAGTGATAGTTGAAGTTACAATGCAAAGCGGACATAGGCAATATGAGATGGAAAGCGAATCTGTTTCAAGGCATTTGGCTCACTTCAAAAAATCAATCAACAAAGAAGCATATTGCTTTTTTATCGCACCTAAAATTAATGAATCTTGTATTGCGCATTTTTACGCACTACATAAGATTAATATACAATATTATGGTGGTAAATCAGTCATTATTCCGCTGGAATTAAATGTGCTAATTGATATGTTAGAAAAATCGTATAAGATACGCAAATTAACACCAAAAGAAATGCGCGAAATATTTTTATATTCCGAGCAACAAGCACAGATTTCAACCGATGAAAAGCAGTGGTATGATAGCGTAAAAAATAAAATTTTAAATGGAACTTTTTAA
- a CDS encoding amino acid ABC transporter ATP-binding protein produces the protein MNPVLLRLENITKKYGDNLVLDSVSLEVAKGEVCAILGPSGCGKSTFLRCINGLESIQGGKIFFKDTQISGEGSKAQWKKVRQKIGMVFQNYELFPHLSVLENIILAPMKVENRKREEAITEALSLLRRVGLEQKKDAYPKSLSGGQKQRVAIVRALCMNPDVMLFDEVTASLDPEMVKEVLDVIKELAGEGMTMLLVTHEMKFAQNVADRIVFFDKGKIAEIATPQEFFSNPKSERAKKFLNIFEF, from the coding sequence ATGAATCCTGTTCTTTTGAGATTAGAAAATATTACGAAAAAATACGGGGACAATTTGGTGCTAGATTCTGTGAGTTTAGAGGTTGCAAAGGGAGAAGTTTGTGCTATTTTGGGACCAAGTGGTTGCGGTAAAAGCACCTTTTTGCGCTGCATTAATGGTTTAGAGTCCATACAAGGAGGTAAGATTTTTTTCAAAGACACGCAAATTAGTGGGGAGGGCTCAAAAGCGCAATGGAAAAAAGTGCGTCAAAAAATCGGTATGGTATTTCAAAATTATGAGCTTTTTCCTCATTTGAGTGTATTAGAAAACATTATCTTAGCACCAATGAAAGTAGAGAATCGCAAAAGAGAGGAGGCAATTACAGAGGCTTTAAGCCTCTTGCGCCGCGTAGGTTTGGAGCAAAAAAAGGACGCATATCCCAAAAGCTTAAGCGGTGGGCAAAAACAACGCGTTGCCATTGTGCGTGCGCTTTGTATGAATCCAGACGTTATGCTTTTTGATGAGGTTACTGCTTCGCTTGACCCTGAAATGGTAAAAGAAGTGCTAGATGTGATTAAAGAGTTGGCGGGAGAGGGAATGACAATGCTGCTTGTAACACACGAGATGAAGTTTGCCCAAAATGTCGCCGATAGAATCGTGTTTTTTGATAAGGGAAAAATAGCAGAAATTGCAACGCCACAGGAATTTTTTAGCAATCCCAAAAGTGAGCGTGCAAAGAAATTTTTAAATATTTTTGAATTTTAG